GCGAGACGTGACCCGCCGCTTGTTGGACGCACCCGTGTGGGAGCAGAGGCAACGGGACGAGAGCGCCGCCCTCGTGGCCCTGACCCGGCTCATTCGGCTGGGGCGGCAGGCGGACGCCGCGGCGGAGATCCTGGTGCTGCAGGAACAGGTCGCGCGGGTGCTGCCCGCGTGTGCGATGGCGGCCGTCATGGCCCCTGAACTGGAGCTTGCTCAACCGGAGGCAGGTGCCACGGAGCCTGACGTAGCCCAGAACGCGGCGGACGTGACAGCCGCCGCCCTCACCCAGGAGCCTGCGCCCGCTCCCGAACCGGAAGCCCCCACGGCGGCGCCGGCGGTTGCCGGTCCTCTTGGCGCCGATGACGCACCGGCTCCGACACCCGCTGTCGGCTCCCCGGCGCCGCCCACACCTTCGGCTGCCGAAGTCACGCCCGAACCCGTCCAGGTCCCCACTCCGGAACTGGCCCCCACCGCGGCCACTTCCGCGAACGAGGACAAGGCAGGAGAGGACGAGGCCACTGTCGAGGACGTCACCGAGCGGGCGCTGGTGCGGCTGGTCGTCGAGCGGCGCTTCGGACTCGCCCATCATGTGGCGCGTGCCGGCGACCACCCCGAATCACAAGTGGCGGCGCTCCGCCTGGCCGGTGCCGCCGCGTTACTGACGTCCGGTGACAGCCAGGGCGCCCGATTGACCACGGACCTGCTGCAGAGCTACGGCGGATACGCGGGCCGCGACACGGAGTGGGGCGAGCTCCTGCTGCTGCCCGCCCTGCTGCGTACCGCTCTGATCACCGGCGATCATCTCGCAGGCGCTCAGCTCAAGGCGCTCGTGCCCAGACTCCCGGACCGTCTCGGCGAGATGGCGACCGCCGTGGCCGATCGTGCGCTCAGCGGCGCACTGTTCGCCTCACCACTGGTCGTCATCGCCGACGACGCCGAGCGGGATGCGAGGCTGCGGGAGTTGCGTGAGCAGTGCAACGCGCTGCTCACGCCACAGAGGTTGCGGTTCGCGCGGGCGACGGAGATCGCCAAGCGATGGCTGAACCCGGATGACGGGCTGCTCGGATCGTTGCTCATGACTGTGGTCCACGACCGCCGTGACGCGATCCAGCAGGTGCGGGAGCAGACCGAACGCCTGTCGAAACTGGCCGAGGTCAACAACGAGATCGACCGCATGGACCGCAAGCACCGCTCACCCAGCGGCAAACCTCTTCAGGGCGCCGGGCGACAGGACCTGGTGCATCTCGTGGAGCGCGCCGTCGGCCTGGCCAAGGAGTGGTGTCTGGTGGTCGACGGCACCCGCCGCGGCGACCGGTCCGACCGCAACCGGGCGGTCCAGGAGATCTCCTCGCTGCGCCAGTCCCTGTTGGACGCCAGGGAGGCCGTACTCGGTGAACTCGAACGGCTGGCCCGGCGCTCGGGTGCCCTCGCCGCCGCCACGGCATGGGCGGCACGCGCCTCTATGGAGGAGCTGTTCGCCCTGCTGACCGGCGACACCGCGACCATGCGCGCGGGCGGTTCACTCGCCCCTGAGCGCGTGCTGGACGTGGAGCTGCTGAAGGTGTGCGACACCCTGGACGAGCGGCCGTCGCTCGACCAGCTGCTCATGGCGGTCGACCGAAGCTGGCAGGAGGCCCTCACCGAGCGGCTGGACCACGATGCCTTCGCCGCGGCCCGCACCATCGTCGAGCTGGCCGGACGTGGCATGCTGCCCGCCGCGCAGGCCAAGGAGTTCACGCCGCCCCAGTTCGCCGAGATCGAGGAGCGGGAGGCCGTACGACGCACAGAACTGCGGAAGGCGCACGACGAACTCGTAGCCGAACTGCACCGCGCGCAAGCCGACGGCGCCGTGACCGACGACCAGGATCTGCGTCTGCAGGAGCTGCTGGCCGACGCCCGCGAGCGACTCGACGGCGCGGACACGCACGACCTGGTCGCCGTCCGGCGTGGACTCGACACCGTACGGAGCAGCCTGCCGGACTTCCGGCGGGAGGCGGCCGACCGGATCCGGGCCAGGCTCGACGTCCTGGACTCAACCCCGGACCAGCGGGCCCAGGTGCTGCGGCGCCTGGAGACCAATGACCTGGCCACCGCCGCCGACCTCGTCTACTTCCTGGAGATCGGCGAAGACGTCCCGGAGATCGAGAACGGTGAGTCGTATCTGGCCGAGTTCTTCCCGGCCGTGCCCGACGGCCTGCGCGGGGGCATCGACCGCGGCCTTGTCGACCTCGTACGGTCCTGTGGCACACACCCGGCCATCCCCGTTCTGGACTACAGCGCCCTGTCCACCGACGAGGCCGCGCTGGCGGCCGATGCCCTCGACGAGTGGCGGCTGATGGGCACCACCGAGCCGAAAGACCGGCTCCACGTTGCCTACACGCGGAGGGTGCCGCCGCTCCTCAAGCTCCTCGGCTACGACGCCAAGAGCGCCCGGCCGCTCGACGAGCGGTCCCAGCACCGGCGCGAGTACCGGCTCTTCGAAGCGACCGAAGTGGCGATCAACGGCAGGGCGAAGGCACCGGCGTTCGGCTCGCAGATCAGGGAGCAGGGCGGCAACCTCCGGGTGATGCTGGTGTGGGGTCGGCCGCCCGCCAAGGTCGTGATGAGCTGGGCGGAGCGCGACACCAGCGGAACGGGTCTCCTCGTCGTCTACTTCGGCACGCTCAGCCGCGAGGCCCGCGTCGAACTGGCCGTCGGCTCGGGACGGTTGTCGCAGCCGCTGCTGGTGGTGGACGACGCCGCCCTCGCCTATCTCGCGGCCCACGGCAACCGACAGGTCAGCACCGCCACGCAGATCCTGTTGCCGTTCTCCGGTGTCAACCCGTACATCAGGGAGAAGCGCGGCCGGATCGGTAGCGAGATGTTCTACGGCCGTGACGCCGAACGCAAGAGCATCCTCGACCCGCGGGGCACCCAGGTCATCTTCGGCGGCCGGGGCCTCGGCAAGTCGGCCCTGCTCGCGGACGCCGGGGACAGGTTCATGGAGCAGCGCCCCGGCTATTACCAGACGGTGTACGTGAACCTCGACCAGGAGAACATCGGAAAGGGCAGCTCGCTCGGGCCGGAGGCCCTGTGGAGCGTGCTGGACAGGAAGCTGACCGAGGCGCAGGTGCTGAACCGTCCCCAGGGGCGCAGGCCCGCCAAGGACATCTCCGAACGGGTGCGTGCGGGCATCCAGGCCTGGACCGAAGGAGACTCGCGTCGCCGTCTGCTGATCCTGCTCGACGAGTGCGACCAGTTCTTCGAGGCGGATGCTCCTCGTTTCAACCAGACCAAGAAGCTCAAGGGTCTCGGGGACGACACCAAGGACCGCGCCAAGGTCGTCTTCGCCGGCCTGCACTCCGTGCAGCGGTTCTCCAAGCTCGCGAGCAACGGGCCGTTCGGCCATCTCGCGCAGACGCCCAAGGTGATCGGCCCGCTCGCCCCCCAGTTCGCCGCCGAGCTGCTGGTCGAGCCGATGCGGGCGCTCGGCTTCGAGTTCCTGGACCTGGACCTCGTCAACCGGGTGCTCGGCTACTGCTCCTACCAGCCTTTCCTGCTCCAGATGTTCGGGCACCGGCTGGTCGAGGTGATGCACCGCAAGCGGGCGCGGCGCGGACCCGAGGGACCCAAAGAACCTCCGTACGCGGTGGAGCTCGCCGACATCGAGGTCGTGGAGTCGGACACCGGCCTCAGGGACAGCATCTCGGCGGCCTTCAAGGACACACTGAGCCTCGACCACCGTTACGACGTGATCGCCAACGTGCTGGCCTATCACGCCCGCCACCGTGGCCTGGAAGTGCGGCTGAGCGACACCGAACTGCGCGAGGAGTGCGAGACGTACTGGCGCAAGGGCTTCGAACAGCTCGACACCGAGGGCTTCCGCGCCTACCTCTCCGAGATGGTCGGTCTCGGCATTCTCGCCCCGAACCACGACGGTCTGGGCTGGCATCTGCGCGGTCCCAGCGCCCTGCGCATGATCGGCGGCTCCCACGAGGTGGAAGCCCGTCTGCTCAGGGCCGAGCAGGACTGCGAGCTCCAGGAGAGCATCGTGCAGGAGGGCCGTCCCGAACTGCCCGACGGCCGCCCGGCTCCGCTCACGATCACCCAGCTCGACGACCTGCTCGGCGAGCGGACCAACCAGACGAGGGTCGTCCTCGGCACCGCCGCGACCGGCGTCACCGACGTCGGCGACACCCTGCGCAGGGTCGCCGGACGCATCGCCGACTGGAAGCTGCCGCCCGTCGGCAACGCACGTGTCTACCGGCAGGAACTCACCGGCGGAGTGCCGCGTGAACGGCGGGTCGTCATCAGCGACTTCGCCAACTACCCGGCACGCCCGGAGGCCTGCCGGGAGGCCGTCGACCAGGCCGAGACGCAGCTCCCCGGCACGCCGGGCGTCACCCGCGCGGTCGTCCTCGTCACTGACCCCACCCAACTGGCGCTGTGGCAGCCCCTGTTGACAGGGACTGAACCCACCAAGGCCGCCCCCGTCGTGCTGCGCCGACACGACCGACGCAGCCTGCGAGGCTGGGCCCAGCGCGTCGAGATGTTCCACACGGAGGACCGCCTGGATCGCCTCCACGAACTGACCGGTGGCTGGCCCCTCCTGGTCGATCGGGCTCATCGTCTGCACGGCGAGCTGGGCGACCCCGACGAGGTGTTGCGCCGTTTGGCCGGCCTGCGCACGGACCGGGCCGAGGCACGCTCCTTCGCCGAGGCGACCGGCCTGTACACGGATCCGATGCTCGCGACGGGCTACCAGGCACTCGCCGCCGAGTTCAAGGAGGACCTGTTCGACCTGGAGAGCGCGGTGACCGCTGTGGCCATGACCGCGGCCCGGATCGAGGACGAGGACGAGGCCCGCTGGATCGTCACCTGCCTCGACGCACTTCAGGTCTTCGACCGCGAGCACGGCCAGCTGCGGCTGGAGCCGTTGCTGCGGGAATGTGTGGCGCTCCACGCATGACACCGGTTTGACATCGCGTGACGCGGTACCGGCTGCCCAGGCGGCCGGTACTGGTGTGGCTCCGCTGACGAGGGGGCTTCGTCCGGTACCTGCGAGGGGTCGCGGGCTGCGCACGACAGGGGGTACGTGGCTCATCCGCGCGGTCTTCATGGGGAGTCGCCGCTGCCGACAGGCTGTCCCGCCCGCGTACCACTCCAGGCACAGCATGCGATGCTTGCCGACTCGCGTCATCGACGGAGTGACCCGCTGCCAGTAGGAGTCCAGGGCCTGGTCGAGCGCCATGCGGAGCAGGACCGCGGTGGCACGGGCGCGAAGGCCGGGGGGAGGGTGGTCACGGTGCCGGTGTTGGGCAGAAGGAGGCGGGCGGCGGCCGTCACCAGGGCCTCAGGTGACGGGCGCATCGGGCGCCCCCGGGTGCTCTGGGTCCCAGCACTGCTCCGGATCGCCGCCACGAGCGCCTTGGTCCGGCGGACGAGCTCCTTACGGTCGTCGACGGTCGGCAGACGCGGGTGGGCACCCGAGTTGAAGGCCTCGATCCGTGCCAATTCACCCGGACAGATCCGCTCGACGGCTGCACGGGCAGGCCGGGCGCCGCCTGCGAGGTATTCCGCGCCGAGCGGCGGATCTGTTGCGCTGAGGGGGGAAGCGCACGTGATCGACGAGGCCCTGCACGGCGACCTGCGCCAGTGACGGTCAGCAGGTCAGGTCGCCGGTGAGGCCCGGTTCGTTCTTGTCGGTGGAGAGCAGGATCTGCTTGATCTTGCCGGTGTAGGCGCCCACGGCACCGTCGGAGGTCGCGCCGTCGGAGTAGTAGAGGGCGCTGGCCCACGGTTCGGCGTCCTTCTCGACCTCGGCCGCGACGTCCTTGAGCCGGTCCGACCTGAAGTTGATGTTCAGGCACCCGCCTTCCAGGTAGGACCAGTCGGCGTTGGTGCCCTCGGTCTCCTCGTCCGGCGTGGCATCCGAGGGGAGAAGGGTGAGCACGGCGTCCCGTGCCCGAGCTTCGCCGACCGGAGAGGCGAAGACGATGTCCACGCTGACGAGGTGCTTTTTGAGGCTCTTGGCCGGTGGGACCGTGGCGCATACGACCGCGTCCTCGGCAAGCCGGTAGGCGACCGGGTCGCCAAGCGGCTGTCCTGTCTGGCGTGCGCAGGCCTTGGACCAGGAGACACGCGGATAACGGGCGTCCCACCACGACAGCGGGGACGCCAGCCCCCGGCCACCGTGGGCATCCTGGGCGGCCCCGTTCAGGGTCTGCTTCGGCAGCGCGGCCTCCTTGTAGGGGGCGACATGCGGGCAGAACTCGGTCCGGAGGAAGTCCGCCATCGCGGCAGCCTGCTCCTGGGAGGCTCCGGCGCTCATGTCCGACGCCTGAATGCCTTCCCAAGTACGGTGCCCCACCGCAACGTTGCGGCAGGTCTCGACCTGCGTGGTCGCCAGCCGGCGCCGGGACTCCAGGTCCGTCGCCACGTCCTCGCCGAGACCGTAACCGTTGGCGTCGCCGACCTCGCCGAGCTGGTTCACCAGGTCGTCACCGACACCGGCGGCGCGCAGGAAGTCGACGACCGACGTGTCGTCGTCGTCCTCCTCCGCAGCAGCCCCCGCAGCCTCGGCGGATTCAGCATCGTCCGCCGCAGACGGCTGCGCGCTGGCCGCCGTGGCGGTCGACGAGGGGGCCGCTGCAGCGGAGTCGTCATCGCTTCCGCAGCCGACGAGCGTGAGCGCCGAGAGGATCAGTAGTGAGGTGGTGACGGCGCAACGAGCAGGACGCACTGGCTGGACTCCGCGAGAGTGGTACGTGGTAGGGGGTCGGGTACGGCAGACAGAAGGTGCTGGCGGCCTGCGTCAGGCTTCACCGAGGCGCTGAACAGCCGCCTTGATTGCGCCGAGTTCGTTCATGAGCCGGTCGACGGCGGCATCAAGGAGCAGCACGGGGTCGTGATCGGACCAGAAACGGACGAGCTCGGTGAGTTCATCGTCCCAGTACGTGTCCGGATCGTTCACCGGGAGGTGCAGATCCCGGGCCAGTTCCACGAACCCCGGGCCGGGCACGCGGGAGTCCTGCGACACGACCAGGGCGGACAGCATGGGTCGGCCGTGCTCCACCTCGTACCTGCTGACGCGTCCCAGCGCGGGGAACAGAGTGCGGAAAGGCGGCCGGCTCATGCCGGTGTTGAAACCCTCGGGGTCGATCAGCAGCCCCAGTTCCTTGTACGTCAGACACGCCTCGCGCGGCTTTGCCGCGTCGGCCTCACGCGCGCGGGCGCTGAGGACGCGGTGGATGTCGCGTTCGGTCGGTGTCAGGGTGATCACGACTAACTCCCGGAGTGCAACGGCCCGTCGGGCGTGCGTTCGTAAACGATGGCCCGTGGGCTGCGGCAAATGTACGGCACCGGGCATTCGTGCGGAAGTAGCTATATTTCATGGGGCGTTCGCTGGTCGGTGTGCATGTGACGGGCGCCGGTCAATGCGGGAAATCGAGAGCCTCCTGACCGGGCCCAGGGGTGCGCCGAGACCGCCGGTCAACCAAGGCGAAGGGGGTACGTGAAGCCTGCTCAAAGGTGCACCACTGACTGGATGGGCGCGACGGCACCTGCACGGGGGCGCCGTCCACGGGCCGTCCCGGGAGCCGCTCCCGGCCGCATGAAGCCGTGGCGGGTGCCACCATCCGGAAGTTGAACTGCGCGCCGCTGCCATCGAGTTGTAGGTGAATGCCCGGCTGCCCGAAGCGCTCGCCGACCCGCTTCGGCGCCGGCGCCGGTAACTTGTCGCTATGTCAGAGCGTGTCACGCCCGGTCGCGCGGACGGCCTGATCCCCCTGGGTGCCGCGGACGCTCTGTGGTTCGATCTGACGGCTGGCAGCCGCATCTGCAACATCGTCTGGAACGGGTGACGGCGCTGCGGCGGTCGTCACTGCTCGTGGCCGCCGCTCAGTGCGACGATCGTCCGCAGACCGATGCGGCCCGCTCGGTGAGCCACGCGGCCGCTCGTTGAGGGGGCGTGTGGGTGTCGACGCCGATGACGTGAACGGTGCCGAGCCTGCCCTGCGAGCCGTCGATCCGCAGAACACGATGGGCATGGCCGCCCGGCTGGGGATGGACGATCACCGCGTTGGGAGCGTCTGCGGGGGCGTAGCCGACGCTGTAGGTGAGGAGTTGATGGATGTCGGCGGCGCTGACGCCGTGGCGGTCGTAGCGCTTGTACTTGGCGTCCACGGGCAGCAGTACGCGGTGAGGCCGGTCAGGCGTCGCGAGGCTCAGGAGCAGGTCGGGGCGGAAGGTCGAGGTGTTGCCGAGGTCCCCGCGGACGGTGATGCCCGTCTCGCCGCTGCTGGGGACGGCGTGTCCGCCGCACGGGGCGGCGGCCTCGGCGCCGAGGCGTCGTACGACGGCTTCCCAGAGCGCGGGCATGGGCAGAAGGAGGCCGTCCGCCGTGCTGCCCAGGTCGGTGAGCAGGTCGGTGACGCCTCCACCGCGCAGCAGCAGGCGTGCCCAGGTGTGCGCGGGACGGTAGCGGGCGTTCAGGCGCGTGTACCTGATGCGGTCCAGGGCGCGCAGTGCCGCGTCCGGGGTGGCGGCCCGCGGAAACGCGCCGGCGATCCCGTGCAGGTCGCGAGCCAGCCCAGAGCCGGCCGTCAGCTTGAGCGCGACACTCAGGGCGGTCCCCAGGACGCGGTTGTCCCAGATGTCGGTCTCACGGTCGAAGGTGCGTATGTGTAACTGGTCCAGTTGTCCGTACCGACGCGTGGCCTGGGCGGCGAAGTCCAGTCGCCCCCGCAGCACCGGTTCCACGCTCTGGTGACGGACGTAGTCGCGGCGCAGCCCCTCGCGCACCAGCTGCTCGCACTGCTCCAGGAGGGCCGCTGCCACGAGGTCGGCGTAGCCTTCCGGGCCGGTGGCCCAGCGTCGTGACGTCGTCCGGACGGGCGTGGGCGCGTCCAGGGCGTAGGCGAGCCAGCCCATGAGCCGGTCGCCCGGGATGGCGAACTTGGGCTCGATCACGATGCGGACGCGGTCGAGGATCAGGACTCCGACGCACGAGTCCGCCCGCAGCCGCCATCCGGAGCGGTCGGCGCGCAGGGTGAGGTGACCCCCTGCCTGAAGGGCGTGCAGGCGATCGACATCCCGGGACGTGAGCTGTGCGATGTCCAGCGGAACGGACTCGTACTCGCCGAGGCGGACCTCGGTGCGCTCAGGCATCAGGACTCGGCTGACCGCCGCTGAACTCGGCGGCCAGGGCCGTGGCGAGATCCTGAGGAGACATGAGCGCCGTGCGACCAGTGTCCGCGTCGACCAGGCTGCCGAGGATGCGGTGGAGCAGGTCGGCCCGGCCGAGGCAGTAGTCCTCCAGCAGCGGGATCACCTCGTGGTGGAAGGCCGCGGCGAGGTCGTCCTCCGTGGCGATCGGCGCGCCCTCACGCAGCAGGTAGGCGTGTCCTATCTGGTGGTCGGCGTCGAGGTGCCGGGTGATGCGGGTGTTGAGGGACTCGAAGAACTCCGCCAGGTCCAGCGGGCCGACCGTGCCGGATACGGCGTCCGGGTCAGGCCCGACGGAAACGAAGGCGAAGCGGCGGCGTACGGCCGCGTCGAGGTGGCTGATGCTCCGGTCGGCGGTGTTCATCGTGCCGATGATCCGGATGTTCGGCGGCACGGAGAAGCGCCGACCGCTGACGGACAGGGTGAGGGGCAGGCCGCGCTTGTCGAGTTCGAGAAGCGTGATCAACTCACCGAAGATCCGGGGCAGGTCACCGCGGTTGATCTCGTCGATGATCAGGAGGTACGTCTGCTCGGGATGTGCCGAGGCCCGGTCACACAGGGTATGGAAAGCCCCGTCGGTGAGGGCGAGTGTGAGCCCGGGGCCGGTGGCGCTCAGATCCGGTTTGAAGCCCTCGACGAAGTCCTCGTAGCCGTAGGAGGGATGGAAGGTCACCAGATGGACCTGCTCGCCGCCCAGCATCTCGGCCTGGGCCGCGGAACGTCGGGCCGGGTCGGTGTTGATCGCGTCCGCGCGGCCGGCCATGAAGAGGGCGGCACTGAGCGCGAGCCGGGTCTTGCCGGTGCCGGGAGGCCCATGGAGGATCACCTGCCCCTTCCGATCCAGCGCGTCCAGTACGGCCCGCACGTCCTCGGGCGCCAGATCGGTGGACGACGGGACCGCCTGCGCGGGAGAGCCGGCCGCCCGATGTGCGGTGAGCCTGGAGAAGAGCGTCGGGTCGACCTTGGCGAACGTGGACCGCCAGCCGTGCTGGGGTCCTGACAGTTTCTGCGCGTGGGAGACGTCCCAGTCGACCGGGACCACATGCCGGAACTCCGGCCGTTCGGGATCGAACCGATATCCCCCGGTGACGGTACCCGTGGCGAGCACCTCGTCCATCCCACGGTTGGCCACCACCCGGTCACCGGCCTCCAGGTCCCTGAAGGCGAGGAGTCTGCGCGCGGTGGTGAGGCTACGACCGCTGCCACGAGGCCAGTTGGCGTCGAGGGCTTCCTGCAGCTCGGTGTCGGTCTGGTACTCACCCAGATCGCGAAGCTCGTCCCACCCCACGCAGATGAAA
Above is a window of Streptomyces griseorubiginosus DNA encoding:
- a CDS encoding McrC family protein yields the protein MPERTEVRLGEYESVPLDIAQLTSRDVDRLHALQAGGHLTLRADRSGWRLRADSCVGVLILDRVRIVIEPKFAIPGDRLMGWLAYALDAPTPVRTTSRRWATGPEGYADLVAAALLEQCEQLVREGLRRDYVRHQSVEPVLRGRLDFAAQATRRYGQLDQLHIRTFDRETDIWDNRVLGTALSVALKLTAGSGLARDLHGIAGAFPRAATPDAALRALDRIRYTRLNARYRPAHTWARLLLRGGGVTDLLTDLGSTADGLLLPMPALWEAVVRRLGAEAAAPCGGHAVPSSGETGITVRGDLGNTSTFRPDLLLSLATPDRPHRVLLPVDAKYKRYDRHGVSAADIHQLLTYSVGYAPADAPNAVIVHPQPGGHAHRVLRIDGSQGRLGTVHVIGVDTHTPPQRAAAWLTERAASVCGRSSH
- a CDS encoding AAA family ATPase translates to MTDGVGIWEAAARFDRSAAAKDEAGAEQERKQVLAQFPLEEWPRLPLERYALGLEPSGPGMTYCRLMEFGTQSLGSIKGGSAAKHIMYRHNSGEWRLAAPLRGMEPQGAWELLRAQFLQALTSVAAGDFAALDELEILRFGPALVTKTLATYYPEHFLPVYSAGHLRKFLALLGGTSGADSPTWRSNRQLLELVRSRPEFAGWSAYEVMTFLYQDFDPRPQTRTIWKIAPGERGRLWDECRDGGFICVGWDELRDLGEYQTDTELQEALDANWPRGSGRSLTTARRLLAFRDLEAGDRVVANRGMDEVLATGTVTGGYRFDPERPEFRHVVPVDWDVSHAQKLSGPQHGWRSTFAKVDPTLFSRLTAHRAAGSPAQAVPSSTDLAPEDVRAVLDALDRKGQVILHGPPGTGKTRLALSAALFMAGRADAINTDPARRSAAQAEMLGGEQVHLVTFHPSYGYEDFVEGFKPDLSATGPGLTLALTDGAFHTLCDRASAHPEQTYLLIIDEINRGDLPRIFGELITLLELDKRGLPLTLSVSGRRFSVPPNIRIIGTMNTADRSISHLDAAVRRRFAFVSVGPDPDAVSGTVGPLDLAEFFESLNTRITRHLDADHQIGHAYLLREGAPIATEDDLAAAFHHEVIPLLEDYCLGRADLLHRILGSLVDADTGRTALMSPQDLATALAAEFSGGQPSPDA